A part of Clostridium novyi genomic DNA contains:
- the typA gene encoding translational GTPase TypA — protein sequence MNLFTRNDIRNVAIIAHVDHGKTTLVDAMLKQSHVFRDNEKVQERVMDSNDLEKERGITILSKNTAVMYNGVKINIVDTPGHADFGGEVERVLKMVDSVVLVVDAYEGPMPQTKFVLKKALELHLRPIVVINKIDKPNARPQEVIDEVFDLFVELGADDEQLDFPIVYASARGGYAKKEVDEESDNMECLFDTIIKNVKAPTGYIEEPLQLLVTTIDYNEYVGRIGIGKIERGKVAKNQQVTIVDREGNKRNVKVSNLYVYNGLKREEVEEAQLGDIVAVSGIVDINIGETIADPSRPEAVEFIEIDEPTLSMYFMVNDSPFAGKEGEYVTSRHLRDRLMKELETNVSLKVEETDSADSFKVSGRGELHLSILIETMRREGYEFQVSKPSVIFHEQDGKKHEPIEYLTIDVPEEFMGVVMEKLGPRKAEMINMSSAVNGYSRLEFRIPARGLIGFRNEFMTDTKGNGIMNHVFDGYEPFKGEIPGRTRGSIVAFETGEAVAYGLFNAQERGKLFVTPATDVYAGMIVGECSRAEDIDVNVCKKKHLTNTRSSGSDDALKLVPVVPMSLEQSLEFIAADELVEVTPINIRMRKKILDSAARKRASRK from the coding sequence ATGAATTTATTTACAAGAAATGACATAAGAAACGTGGCAATCATTGCCCATGTTGACCATGGTAAAACAACATTAGTTGATGCAATGTTAAAGCAAAGCCATGTATTTAGAGATAATGAAAAAGTACAAGAAAGAGTTATGGATTCTAACGATTTAGAAAAAGAAAGAGGAATAACTATATTATCTAAAAATACAGCAGTAATGTATAATGGTGTTAAAATAAATATAGTAGATACTCCAGGACATGCGGATTTTGGTGGAGAAGTTGAACGTGTATTAAAAATGGTTGATAGTGTTGTATTGGTAGTAGACGCTTATGAAGGACCTATGCCACAAACAAAATTTGTATTAAAGAAAGCGTTAGAATTACATTTAAGACCTATTGTAGTAATTAATAAAATAGATAAGCCAAATGCAAGACCACAAGAAGTTATAGATGAGGTTTTTGATTTATTCGTAGAACTTGGTGCAGATGATGAGCAATTAGATTTTCCAATTGTATATGCTTCAGCTAGAGGTGGATACGCTAAAAAAGAAGTAGACGAAGAATCAGACAATATGGAATGTCTTTTTGATACAATTATTAAAAATGTAAAAGCTCCAACTGGATATATAGAAGAACCACTTCAATTATTAGTTACAACTATCGATTACAATGAATATGTAGGAAGAATAGGTATTGGTAAAATTGAAAGAGGAAAAGTTGCTAAGAATCAACAGGTTACTATAGTAGACAGAGAAGGTAATAAAAGAAATGTAAAAGTATCTAATCTATATGTATATAATGGATTAAAAAGAGAAGAAGTTGAAGAAGCTCAACTTGGTGATATAGTAGCAGTTTCTGGTATAGTTGATATAAATATTGGTGAAACAATTGCAGATCCAAGTAGACCAGAAGCAGTAGAATTTATAGAAATTGATGAACCTACATTGAGTATGTATTTCATGGTAAATGATTCACCTTTTGCTGGAAAAGAAGGCGAATATGTTACATCTAGACATTTAAGAGATAGATTAATGAAAGAATTAGAAACTAATGTAAGTTTAAAAGTAGAAGAAACAGATTCTGCAGATTCATTTAAAGTAAGTGGAAGAGGAGAATTACATCTTTCTATTTTAATTGAAACTATGAGAAGAGAAGGATATGAATTCCAAGTATCTAAACCATCTGTTATTTTCCATGAACAAGATGGCAAAAAGCATGAGCCAATAGAGTACTTAACTATTGATGTTCCTGAAGAATTTATGGGAGTTGTAATGGAAAAATTAGGACCTAGAAAAGCAGAAATGATTAATATGAGTTCTGCTGTTAATGGATATTCAAGACTTGAGTTCAGAATACCAGCAAGAGGTCTTATAGGATTTAGAAATGAATTTATGACAGATACTAAGGGTAATGGAATAATGAATCACGTTTTTGATGGATATGAACCATTTAAAGGAGAAATACCGGGAAGAACTAGAGGTTCAATTGTAGCATTTGAAACAGGTGAAGCTGTGGCATATGGATTATTTAATGCTCAAGAAAGAGGAAAATTATTTGTAACACCAGCTACAGATGTTTATGCAGGTATGATTGTTGGAGAATGTTCAAGAGCAGAAGATATTGATGTTAATGTATGTAAGAAAAAACATTTAACTAATACAAGATCATCAGGATCAGATGATGCATTAAAACTTGTTCCAGTAGTTCCAATGTCATTAGAGCAAAGTTTAGAATTTATTGCTGCAGATGAGCTTGTTGAAGTAACTCCTATAAATATAAGAATGAGAAAAAAGATACTTGATAGTGCAGCAAGAAAAAGAGCTTCTAGAAAATAA
- the mltG gene encoding endolytic transglycosylase MltG, translating into MKRIKIITVILIILCILIFIGFRIRNSIKHPFVSTTDNISVVVAKGDSLSNIINKLHNDGYIKKPNVIKCYINIKRLNTMIKQGKYNINKNISIDHFVKILNNGFDEEEFVKVTIPEGYNIENIGEKLEEKGIISKKEFIKNCKQYKLPQYILTNKNQRYSLEGYLFPDTYRFKKGTSGKKIIDDMLFQFKLVINDIEKKNKKFNNLCEVITKASIIEKEARCEKDRAKIASVINNRMKKQMKLQIDATVLYALGEHKQRLYYKDLKIKSPYNTYNIKGLPPGPICNPGKPSIMAVLNPEKTEYLYYVLKDNKDHYFTKDYKDFLKAKTIYKNLIRG; encoded by the coding sequence ATGAAACGGATAAAAATAATTACCGTAATTCTAATAATATTATGTATTCTTATCTTTATAGGATTTAGAATTAGAAACAGCATTAAACATCCTTTTGTTTCAACAACTGATAATATATCAGTTGTTGTGGCAAAAGGAGATTCTTTATCTAATATTATTAATAAGTTACATAATGATGGTTATATTAAAAAACCTAATGTAATTAAATGCTACATAAATATAAAAAGACTAAATACAATGATTAAACAAGGGAAATATAATATAAATAAAAATATTTCTATAGATCACTTTGTAAAAATATTAAATAATGGATTTGATGAGGAAGAATTTGTTAAAGTTACTATACCAGAAGGATACAACATAGAAAATATAGGTGAAAAACTAGAGGAAAAGGGTATAATATCTAAAAAAGAATTTATTAAGAATTGTAAACAATATAAATTGCCACAATATATATTGACAAATAAAAATCAAAGATATTCTTTGGAAGGTTATTTATTTCCAGATACATATAGATTTAAAAAAGGGACTAGTGGTAAAAAAATAATTGATGATATGTTATTTCAATTTAAATTAGTAATAAATGATATTGAAAAGAAAAATAAAAAATTTAATAATTTATGTGAAGTAATAACTAAGGCATCTATTATTGAAAAGGAAGCTAGATGTGAAAAAGATAGAGCTAAGATAGCATCTGTTATTAATAATAGAATGAAAAAACAAATGAAATTACAAATAGATGCTACTGTATTATATGCTTTAGGGGAACATAAACAAAGATTATATTATAAAGATTTAAAAATAAAATCTCCATATAATACTTATAATATTAAAGGTCTTCCTCCTGGACCTATATGTAATCCAGGAAAGCCATCAATTATGGCTGTTTTGAATCCAGAAAAAACGGAATATTTATATTATGTTCTAAAAGATAATAAAGATCATTACTTTACTAAAGATTATAAAGATTTCTTAAAAGCTAAAACAATATATAAAAATCTAATAAGAGGTTAA
- a CDS encoding O-methyltransferase, with the protein MSGITHDYITNYIRSLIKEDNKILKELKEFAIKERVPIVQDEVANFLKFMVLSNKPKKILELGTAIGYSSILMNIACNGQCEITTIERDDNMVNIAKNNIVKYGFDDKIKILQGDCLEILPAIDEQFDLIFMDAGKGHYNHFLPHCMRMLKKDGMIIADNVLFRGMVASDELVKRRKITIVKRMRSYLEMVSSDENLITSVIPMGDGIAITTRRNINE; encoded by the coding sequence ATGAGTGGTATAACACACGATTACATAACTAATTATATTAGAAGTCTAATTAAAGAAGATAATAAAATTTTAAAAGAACTTAAAGAATTTGCAATAAAAGAGCGTGTACCTATAGTGCAAGATGAAGTTGCAAACTTTTTAAAATTTATGGTTTTATCTAATAAACCAAAAAAAATATTAGAACTTGGAACTGCTATAGGATATTCATCTATTCTTATGAATATAGCGTGCAATGGACAATGTGAAATTACAACCATTGAAAGAGATGATAATATGGTAAACATTGCAAAAAATAATATAGTTAAATATGGTTTTGATGATAAGATAAAAATATTACAAGGAGATTGTTTAGAAATATTACCTGCTATAGATGAACAATTTGATTTAATATTTATGGATGCAGGTAAGGGTCATTATAATCATTTCTTGCCTCATTGCATGAGGATGCTAAAAAAAGACGGAATGATAATTGCAGATAATGTTTTATTTAGAGGTATGGTAGCTTCTGATGAATTAGTTAAAAGAAGAAAAATAACTATTGTTAAAAGAATGAGAAGTTATTTAGAAATGGTTTCAAGTGATGAAAATCTTATAACATCTGTAATACCAATGGGTGATGGTATTGCAATAACTACAAGGAGGAATATTAATGAATAA
- a CDS encoding peptidase U32 family protein translates to MNKPEILAPAGNLEKLITAIDFGADAVYLGGSKLNLRALADNFDTEDLKKGLKYAHDRNKKVYVTLNVFPHNDDLIGLEEYLVELYEMGVDAIIVSDPGIIMTAREVVPNLEIHLSTQANTVNYKTVNFWHKNGVKRIVLARELSMSEVEKIRNNIEESCDLEAFIHGAMCVSYSGRCLMSNYMTGRDSNRGACAQPCRYKYSLMEEKRPGEYFPILEDDRGTYIFNSKDMCMIEHVPELIKAGINSFKIEGRMKSAFYVASVVKAYREAVDAYFEDPDNYKVNPKWIEYIMRPSHRQYCTGFYLGEPNKQIYDTSSYIRDYDIIGIVKGYDKETCRAKIQQKNRVFSGESVEVLRPEGESFNVVLSNMIDEKNGKSIEAARSAEMIFTADTNIELREKDILIKAKEK, encoded by the coding sequence ATGAATAAACCAGAAATATTGGCTCCAGCTGGAAATTTAGAAAAGTTAATAACTGCTATTGATTTTGGAGCAGATGCTGTTTATTTAGGTGGAAGTAAACTAAATTTAAGAGCTTTAGCAGATAATTTTGATACAGAGGATTTAAAAAAAGGATTAAAATATGCTCATGATAGAAATAAAAAAGTATATGTAACTTTAAATGTATTTCCACATAATGATGATTTAATAGGACTTGAAGAATATTTAGTAGAGTTATACGAAATGGGAGTAGATGCTATTATAGTATCTGATCCTGGAATAATAATGACTGCTAGAGAAGTTGTCCCTAACTTAGAAATACATTTAAGTACTCAAGCTAATACTGTAAATTATAAAACAGTTAACTTTTGGCACAAAAACGGTGTTAAAAGAATAGTATTAGCTAGAGAATTATCTATGAGTGAAGTTGAAAAAATAAGAAATAATATAGAAGAATCTTGTGATTTAGAAGCATTTATTCATGGAGCTATGTGTGTTTCATATTCTGGAAGATGTTTAATGTCAAATTATATGACTGGTAGAGATTCTAATAGAGGTGCATGTGCACAACCTTGTAGATATAAGTATAGTTTAATGGAAGAAAAAAGACCGGGAGAGTATTTCCCTATATTAGAAGATGATAGAGGCACATATATTTTTAACTCTAAAGATATGTGTATGATAGAACATGTACCTGAACTTATAAAAGCTGGTATAAATTCTTTTAAAATAGAAGGAAGGATGAAAAGTGCATTTTATGTAGCTTCAGTAGTAAAAGCATATAGAGAAGCAGTAGATGCTTATTTTGAAGATCCTGATAACTATAAAGTTAATCCTAAGTGGATAGAATATATTATGAGACCTAGTCATAGGCAATATTGTACAGGTTTTTATTTAGGAGAACCTAATAAACAAATCTATGATACATCATCTTATATAAGAGATTATGATATCATAGGTATTGTTAAGGGATATGATAAAGAAACTTGTCGTGCTAAAATACAACAAAAGAACAGAGTTTTCAGTGGAGAAAGTGTTGAAGTACTTCGTCCAGAAGGGGAAAGTTTTAATGTTGTGTTAAGTAATATGATAGATGAGAAAAATGGAAAGTCAATTGAAGCTGCTCGTAGTGCAGAAATGATTTTTACAGCTGATACAAATATAGAATTAAGAGAAAAAGATATACTTATAAAAGCTAAGGAGAAATAA
- the udk gene encoding uridine kinase, producing MTRPILIGITGGTGSGKSTVANEIYESFKDDCIAIIEQDSYYKDQSNLSFEERIKTNYDHPNAFDTQLLVEHLKELLEGNSIYKPIYDFKEHNRKTETIKVDAKDIIIVEGIMILQDVELRELLDIKIYVDTDDDVRIIRRILRDIKERGRTIDSVVNQYLNVVKPMHSQFIEPTKKYADIIIPEGGQNKVAIDIMVSKVKQILSENK from the coding sequence ATGACAAGACCTATATTAATTGGAATTACTGGTGGAACAGGTTCAGGAAAAAGTACTGTTGCTAATGAAATTTATGAAAGTTTTAAAGATGATTGTATTGCTATAATAGAACAAGATTCTTATTATAAAGATCAAAGTAATTTAAGTTTTGAAGAAAGAATTAAGACTAACTATGATCACCCAAATGCTTTTGATACTCAATTACTTGTAGAGCATTTAAAAGAACTTTTAGAAGGAAATAGTATATATAAACCTATATATGATTTTAAAGAGCACAATAGAAAGACAGAAACAATAAAAGTAGACGCAAAAGATATTATTATAGTAGAAGGTATAATGATTCTTCAAGATGTTGAGCTTAGAGAATTATTAGATATAAAAATATATGTTGATACCGATGATGATGTTAGAATTATAAGAAGAATATTGAGAGATATTAAAGAAAGAGGAAGAACTATAGATTCTGTAGTAAATCAATATCTAAATGTAGTAAAGCCAATGCATAGTCAATTTATAGAACCTACTAAAAAGTATGCAGATATAATAATACCAGAAGGTGGACAAAATAAAGTAGCTATAGATATTATGGTATCTAAAGTAAAACAAATTCTTTCTGAAAATAAATAA
- a CDS encoding penicillin-binding transpeptidase domain-containing protein — MINTEKNKRCYIVLVMFILLFMILAFRIIGYNYFGSKNLSVMAENQYQYKEKANELNYLLFDNKGRNLLQYKDNYYAVIDPYTYLTNNYYIKKDELKALRILLKNYNKNYDIDNEVNINKSSKIIWSIDENTYNNLKKIKGVNGFYAYKYSSINKENSYWSVENLITNINKNVNGKWQKKSKDCIEMNIFNKTQKNEYEYHIFDKDVNGKINKEYITNPKSNVNVRLTLDKNLQENIKKILNEKNFNKYDQIGVVLMEAKTGKIKAMVQKDDSKPNVNIGASTQNGFFAGSILKTIVEEAGIKNNNISLNHKYKHRNFGGLFEEHEDHTDKNIEQAFIKSSNNIFVQIGIDVGIKNFNELCREHGLYEKVLGFENEQNGNLELDIKTTPDDSGDGLQAYIGQKTRITPIEAISIPNTIVNDGIYVKPRLIDAYVDKNNNVIETCHTYKKTIITQVNSNILKNQMLNVVKEGTGKNAYIKNIEIGGKTGTSNRVENSNKKELKEYCDGWFTGFFKVNDKYYSMVVFVQNIGKDVNAAGSSVPIFKKIVEENYNYINKF, encoded by the coding sequence ATGATTAATACGGAAAAAAATAAACGATGTTATATAGTTCTTGTAATGTTTATTTTATTATTTATGATATTAGCTTTTAGAATAATAGGATATAATTATTTTGGAAGTAAAAATCTAAGTGTTATGGCTGAAAATCAATATCAATATAAGGAAAAGGCTAATGAGTTGAATTATTTGTTGTTTGATAATAAAGGAAGAAATCTATTACAATATAAAGACAATTATTATGCTGTTATAGATCCATATACTTATTTAACTAATAATTATTATATAAAAAAAGACGAGCTTAAAGCGTTGAGGATTTTATTAAAGAATTATAATAAAAATTACGATATTGATAATGAAGTAAATATAAATAAAAGTTCTAAAATAATTTGGAGTATAGATGAGAATACGTATAATAATCTAAAAAAGATAAAGGGTGTTAATGGTTTTTATGCATATAAATATTCTAGTATTAATAAGGAAAATTCTTATTGGAGTGTAGAAAATTTAATAACCAATATAAATAAAAATGTAAATGGTAAATGGCAAAAAAAATCAAAAGATTGTATAGAGATGAATATATTCAATAAAACTCAAAAAAATGAATATGAATATCATATATTTGATAAAGATGTTAATGGAAAAATAAATAAAGAATATATTACAAATCCTAAATCTAATGTAAATGTTCGATTAACACTTGATAAAAATCTTCAGGAAAATATAAAAAAGATATTAAATGAAAAAAATTTTAATAAGTATGATCAAATAGGTGTAGTTTTAATGGAAGCTAAAACAGGTAAAATAAAGGCTATGGTACAAAAAGACGATAGTAAACCTAATGTAAATATAGGAGCAAGCACTCAAAATGGTTTTTTTGCTGGATCAATATTAAAGACTATAGTTGAAGAAGCAGGGATAAAAAATAATAATATATCATTAAATCATAAATATAAACACAGAAATTTTGGGGGATTGTTTGAGGAACATGAAGATCATACGGATAAGAATATAGAACAGGCTTTTATAAAATCTTCAAATAATATATTTGTTCAAATAGGTATTGATGTAGGTATTAAAAATTTTAATGAACTTTGTAGAGAGCATGGATTATATGAAAAAGTATTAGGATTTGAAAATGAACAAAATGGAAATTTAGAACTCGATATCAAAACTACTCCAGATGATAGTGGAGATGGTTTGCAAGCTTATATAGGACAGAAAACGAGAATTACTCCAATTGAAGCTATAAGTATACCTAATACTATAGTTAATGATGGAATTTATGTTAAACCTCGATTAATAGATGCATATGTAGATAAAAATAATAATGTTATAGAAACATGTCATACTTATAAAAAAACAATTATTACCCAGGTGAATTCCAATATTTTAAAAAATCAAATGTTAAATGTAGTTAAAGAAGGAACGGGAAAAAATGCATATATTAAAAATATAGAGATAGGTGGTAAGACAGGTACATCAAATAGAGTGGAAAATAGCAATAAAAAGGAATTAAAAGAATATTGTGATGGATGGTTTACTGGATTTTTTAAAGTTAATGATAAATATTATTCAATGGTAGTATTTGTTCAAAATATAGGAAAGGACGTTAATGCAGCGGGGTCGTCTGTACCTATATTTAAAAAAATAGTTGAAGAAAATTATAATTATATAAATAAATTTTAA
- the sigK gene encoding RNA polymerase sporulation sigma factor SigK: MFLINYLLNMIDGMTFLTAYVSNGTSFPQPLNEDEERYYLKKFKGGDALAKGILIERNLRLVAHIVKKYSYPNKDIDDLISIGTVGLIKAIDSFDISKGTRLATYAARCIENEILMLIRNTKKIKSEVYLQDPIGVDKEGNEISLMDVLSSDENSVIEVVENRMQIKKLYDKINECLTEREKIIIKMRYGLNDGKPKTQREIAAFLNISRSYVSRIEKRALKKMYKEFNNSRSIK; the protein is encoded by the coding sequence GTGTTCTTAATTAATTATTTACTTAATATGATTGATGGCATGACGTTTTTAACAGCGTATGTTAGCAATGGAACATCATTTCCACAACCTTTAAATGAAGATGAAGAAAGGTATTATTTAAAAAAATTTAAGGGTGGGGATGCTTTGGCAAAGGGAATATTAATAGAAAGAAACCTTAGACTTGTTGCTCATATTGTTAAAAAGTATTCCTATCCTAATAAAGACATTGATGACTTAATTTCAATAGGTACTGTAGGACTTATAAAAGCTATTGATTCTTTTGATATTTCAAAAGGAACAAGACTGGCAACTTATGCAGCTAGATGTATTGAAAATGAGATATTAATGCTTATTAGAAATACTAAAAAGATTAAAAGTGAGGTTTATCTTCAAGATCCTATAGGAGTAGATAAAGAAGGTAATGAAATTTCACTTATGGATGTTTTGAGTAGTGATGAAAATTCAGTTATTGAGGTTGTTGAGAATAGGATGCAAATTAAAAAACTATATGATAAAATTAATGAATGTTTAACTGAGAGAGAAAAAATAATAATTAAAATGAGATATGGACTAAATGATGGTAAGCCTAAAACACAAAGAGAAATAGCTGCTTTTTTAAATATATCTAGATCTTATGTGTCGAGGATAGAAAAGAGAGCCCTAAAAAAAATGTATAAAGAATTTAACAACAGTAGAAGTATAAAATAG
- a CDS encoding type IV pilus twitching motility protein PilT — MIPLNELLKKTIDQNASDLHLTVGISPVIRINGELIRIGEQKLTANDTRKYVIEILGDSFKKYDNIGEIDTSISIPSVGRFRVNIYKQRGSYALAIRAVSLKIPSISQLKLPSIIKDISDKRRGLILVTGPTGSGKSTTLASIINEINNKRSAHIITLEDPIEFLHKHNKSIINQREIGNDTSSYTDALRAALREDPDVILVGEMRDLETMATAITAAETGHLVLSTLHTIGAAKTIDRIIDVFPPHQQQQIKIQLSTVLQGVISQQLIPKYDGKGQIASFEIMVLNSAIQNLIREGKTHQIQSLIQTGSKYGMKTMDMSIVELYKDKLISYENALTYSIDKSMVKRMIDM; from the coding sequence GTGATACCATTAAATGAGCTATTAAAAAAGACCATAGATCAGAATGCATCTGATTTACATTTAACTGTTGGAATTTCTCCGGTAATTAGAATAAATGGTGAACTAATAAGAATTGGCGAACAAAAACTTACGGCAAATGATACAAGAAAGTATGTTATAGAAATATTAGGAGACTCATTTAAAAAATATGACAATATTGGTGAAATAGATACATCTATATCTATTCCCAGTGTAGGAAGGTTTAGAGTTAATATATATAAACAGAGAGGGAGTTATGCCCTTGCTATAAGAGCAGTTTCATTAAAAATACCTTCTATTAGTCAATTAAAGTTACCATCTATAATAAAAGATATAAGTGACAAACGTAGAGGACTTATTCTTGTAACAGGCCCAACTGGAAGTGGAAAAAGTACTACTTTAGCATCTATAATAAATGAGATAAATAATAAAAGATCAGCTCATATTATTACATTAGAAGATCCTATAGAATTTCTTCATAAGCATAACAAATCAATAATTAATCAAAGGGAAATAGGAAATGATACATCATCTTACACCGATGCATTAAGAGCAGCACTTAGAGAAGATCCAGATGTAATTCTTGTTGGTGAGATGAGAGATCTTGAAACTATGGCAACGGCAATTACAGCGGCAGAAACAGGACATTTAGTATTATCAACTTTACATACTATAGGGGCAGCTAAAACTATAGATAGGATAATAGATGTTTTCCCTCCACATCAGCAACAACAAATAAAAATACAACTTTCAACTGTACTTCAAGGTGTTATATCTCAACAACTAATACCAAAGTATGACGGAAAAGGACAAATAGCTTCTTTTGAAATTATGGTACTAAATTCTGCTATACAAAATCTTATAAGAGAAGGAAAAACTCATCAAATTCAATCATTAATTCAAACAGGAAGTAAGTATGGTATGAAAACCATGGATATGAGTATAGTTGAATTATATAAAGATAAATTAATATCATATGAAAATGCTTTAACGTATTCTATTGATAAAAGTATGGTAAAAAGAATGATAGATATGTAG
- the ftsA gene encoding cell division protein FtsA, which yields MHEYIVGLDIGSSNVYGAVGKVVSNGEIRIVGITSVKCKGLNKSVVVDIDSTSQSIKECITNLERMVDISISEVYVSLPAGVSELIWNKGIVAVSSDDKEITENDVMRVIEAAKIVSIPSDKEIIGVVPQQYIVDGYDNIIEPVGMSGMRLEVDAQIVMAQSTIINNLRKSINKAGVKILGEVLQQQAISQTICKKEELDMGIAFVDVGAHTTDISIYKRGNLCYTNMVPLGGDNITNDIAICLKLPFPEAEKIKIRYGNLGYNNDDKNVKINVNAGYDNSREIDMEFLKRIIEARSEEILYYVKEELQQSKYYDEISGIVIVGGGLALFKNINSFATDILHKSTRVGSPMYTGATSPIYATVVGVIEDVISTLKINKNIEEVERHINSNSKLKEINTNKKSEGNFVSKIREFFTEFF from the coding sequence ATGCACGAATATATAGTAGGACTCGATATAGGATCATCAAATGTATACGGTGCTGTTGGCAAAGTGGTTAGTAATGGAGAAATCCGTATAGTTGGAATTACTTCTGTGAAATGTAAAGGATTGAATAAATCAGTAGTAGTAGATATAGATAGTACCTCTCAATCTATAAAAGAATGTATTACCAATTTAGAAAGAATGGTAGATATAAGCATTTCAGAGGTATATGTATCATTACCTGCAGGAGTGAGCGAATTAATATGGAATAAAGGAATAGTAGCAGTGTCTTCAGATGATAAAGAAATAACAGAAAATGATGTTATGAGAGTTATTGAAGCTGCAAAGATAGTATCTATTCCTTCAGATAAAGAAATTATTGGAGTAGTACCACAACAATACATAGTAGATGGATATGATAATATAATTGAGCCTGTTGGAATGAGTGGAATGAGGCTTGAAGTTGATGCTCAAATAGTTATGGCTCAAAGTACAATTATAAATAATCTTAGAAAAAGTATAAATAAAGCTGGAGTTAAAATTTTGGGAGAAGTTCTTCAGCAACAAGCAATTTCACAAACAATTTGTAAAAAAGAAGAATTAGATATGGGAATAGCATTTGTTGATGTAGGAGCACATACTACCGATATTTCTATTTATAAAAGGGGAAATCTTTGTTATACTAATATGGTACCTTTAGGTGGAGATAACATAACAAATGATATAGCCATATGCTTAAAATTACCATTTCCTGAAGCAGAAAAAATTAAAATTAGGTATGGTAATTTAGGGTATAATAATGATGATAAAAATGTTAAAATTAATGTTAATGCAGGATATGATAATTCTAGAGAAATAGATATGGAATTTTTAAAGAGAATAATAGAAGCTAGATCTGAAGAAATATTATATTATGTTAAGGAAGAGTTACAACAAAGTAAATACTATGATGAAATATCAGGCATAGTTATTGTTGGAGGTGGATTAGCACTATTTAAAAATATAAACAGTTTTGCTACAGATATTTTACATAAGTCTACGAGAGTTGGTTCTCCAATGTACACAGGAGCCACAAGTCCAATATATGCTACAGTTGTTGGAGTTATTGAGGATGTAATAAGTACGCTAAAAATAAATAAAAATATTGAAGAAGTTGAAAGGCACATTAATAGTAATTCAAAATTAAAAGAAATTAATACGAACAAAAAAAGTGAAGGAAATTTTGTATCAAAAATAAGAGAATTCTTTACTGAGTTTTTTTAG